One window of the Babesia microti strain RI chromosome IV, complete genome genome contains the following:
- a CDS encoding UTP18, U3 small nucleolar RNA-associated protein 18 (overlaps_old_locusTagID:BBM_III08180), whose product MPSVEKIHELLNLDKLEPQNGKSSTKREEDTLNLKVTTQRKLKWVKVAKETSDFTQASDVSLNVRSLAKGTKLRIKEKSTIKVSSKPVKQLKFHQSGNIILSLSTNLSLVNVNSKSQQCISIDKFSAIDTCFTCSGDALYILGRRSLVIHDLHGTYRQISGFGTHKLLKITANMGDKNLYSIVTDDRLAMLYDTRAGNTISKFRMKSDCKGIGFAPRSSNLISIDTDGCLYKWDYVANKMEEMVTIDELYKPTTLAISDTAVSAVGTESGYLGLIDICTPGLKLIKCFGNLTTEITSTAITGNGRVVAVYCSPHKSNGIRMVDVNSQKIHLEWPNQKSTLGRVYSVALGKYLALGNKNGLVKVYSVK is encoded by the exons ATGCCCAGTGTCGAAAAGATTCATGAGTTGCTTAATTTGGATAAGTTGGAGCCACAAAATGGCAAATCCAGTACAAAAAGAGAGGAAGATACCTTGAATTTAAAGGTTACAACTCAACGAAAATTGAAATGGGTCAAGGTGGCCAAAGAAACTTCAGATTTTACTCAAGCTTCAGATGTGTCACTTAATGTAAGAAGTCTAGCTAAGGGTACCAAATTGCGTATAAAAGAAAAGTCGACAATTAAAGTGTCTAGCAAGCCAGTGAAACAGTTGAAATTCCACCAGAGTGGAAACATAATCTTATCACTgtctacaaatttatcttTGGTGAATGTCAACTCTAAATCACAGCAGTGCATAAGCATTGACAAATTCAGCGCAATTGATACCTGTTTCACTTGCAGCGGCGATGCGCTGTATATCTTAGGGAGACGTTCTTTAGTTATTCACGACCTTCATGGCACTTACAGGCAAATTTCTGGATTTGGAACTCACAAACTTCTAAAAATCACAGCTAATATGGGCGACAAAAACTTGTATTCCATAGTTACAGATGACAG GTTGGCCATGTTGTACGACACAAGAGCTGGGAACACAATATCTAAGTTTCGTATGAAATCAGATTGTAAGGGAATTGGTTTTGCTCCAAGATCAAGCAATTTGATATCAATAGACACAGATGGTTGTCTATACAAATGGGATTATGTCGCAAATAAGATGGAGGAAATGGTTACAATTGACGAATTGTATAAACCAACAACTCTAGCTATTTCTGATACAGCAGTATCTGCTGTAG GCACTGAAAGTGGGTACTTGGGTCTAATAGATATTTGCACACCTGGTTTAAAACTGATTAAGTGTTTCGGTAACTTGACTACGGAAATCACAAGCACTGCGATTACTGGAAATGGTCGTGTCGTTGCCGTTTATTGTTCTCCGCATAAGTCCAATGGGATACGTATGGTGGATGTAAATTCACAAAAAATACACTTAGAATGGCCAAACCAAAAAAGCACCCTTGGCAGAGTGTACAGTGTGGCCTTGGGTAAGTATTTGGCTCTAGGTAACAAAAATGGTTTAGTCAAAGTGTATAGcgttaaataa
- a CDS encoding hypothetical protein (overlaps_old_locusTagID:BBM_III08185) yields the protein MAAHPTTPYIPRAHGVRPNPQHIQPGKWNRKEAQTRTQNN from the coding sequence ATGGCGGCGCACCCTACTACGCCCTACATACCCAGGGCACACGGCGTCAGACCAAACCCACAGCACATTCAACCAGGGAAGTGGAACAGGAAAGAGGCCCAAACAAGGACCCAAAATAATTGA
- a CDS encoding CRAL/TRIO domain (overlaps_old_locusTagID:BBM_III08185;~overlaps_old_locusTagID:BBM_III08195), which yields MTATTKYDKERFSLTTLTEREQDGLVSALSDAEMKLLQAVKNRYIAEVASNVGVFDDIFFVRFLRARGFDEGKTCKMLDKYFKWRTDFKVNELIKSNFIERMLYVKKHYPHGYHGVDKLGRPMYIERMGVGNVPELMKVLSQEQILQYYVQLYEYLKHVILPACSIAANKCVEQAVTIIDLKGVSVTSINGKTKSLVQGMAKMSQDYFPEILGKMLFVNASSIFSIIWAIVKPLLDSKTIKKVTVISSKEKSLEALAELADPDQLPQFLGGACPNDEWSTNAVGPWMDPQIIRHLQDKYTSVPVELYDLAYLRIKTAATINLSDRDLGQL from the exons ATGACTGCCACAACCAAGTATGACAAAGAAAGGTTTTCCCTCACTACGCTG ACTGAAAGAGAGCAAGATGGACTGGTGTCAGCTTTGTCTGATGCAGAGATGAAACTCCTTCAGGCAGTCAAAAACCGTTACATTGCCGAGGTGGCCAGTAATGTCGGTGTATTTGACGACATTTTCTTCGTAAG GTTTTTAAGGGCCCGTGGGTTTGACGAGGGTAAAACCTGCAAGATGTTGGACAAGTATTTTAAGTGGCGCACGGACTTCAAGGTGAACGAGCTCATAAAATCCAACTTCATCGAGCGAATGCTGTACGTCAAAAAGCACTATCCTCACGGTTATCATGGCGTAGACAAATTAG GCAGGCCTATGTATATTGAGCGTATGGGCGTTGGGAATGTTCCCGAACTGATGAAG GTTTTGAGTCAAGAacaaatattgcaatacTATGTACAACTATATGAATACCTAAAGCACGTGATTTTGCCTGCTTGCAGTATCGCTGCCAACAAGTGTGTGGAACAGGCGGTCACCATTATTGACCTAAAGGGTGTTTCAGTAACCAGTATCAATGGCAAAACCAAGTCTCTTGTGCAAGGAATGGCCAAAATGAGCCAAGATTATTTCCCCGAAATATTGGGCAAAATGTTATTCGTCAACGCTTCTTCCATATTCTCAATCATTTGGGCCATTGTAAAACCGCTGCTTGATTCTAAAACCATAAAAAAAGTAACGGTGATATCTTCTAAAGAGAAGAGTTTGGAAGCCTTAGCTGAACTGGCCGATCCCGACCAATTGCCACAATTTCTTGGTGGAGCCTGCCCTAATGATGAATGGTCAACTAATGCGGTGGGTCCCTGGATGGACCCGCAAATAATCCGACATCTACAGGATAAATACACATCAGTGCCTGTGGAACTTTACGATCTTGCGTATTTGAGAATTAAAACAGCGGCCACAATCAATTTATCAGACCGTGATCTCGGACAACTATAG
- a CDS encoding pre-mRNA-splicing factor ISY1 (overlaps_old_locusTagID:BBM_III08200): MESPMDKTNAMLNKWVRMKRGIAQYNAPDAPAFDPMKKPSDVSEVHSIKQAEYWRGHLIKDISACIERVQNASLGENAIRALNDEINRLIGLKNKWDERIMELGGHNYKTAWTSVYECWELQGSEGYKYFGAARYLPGVREIFEKQEADFHKKLAQESGRTRADLFKCISPEYYAFTFDDTELVRCEQDQEFKIHQAELQKMNLTTKQIQNIAFYLDHQEVPMRLVVD, translated from the coding sequence ATGGAATCCCCTATGGATAAGACCAATGCCATGTTGAACAAATGGGTTCGCATGAAACGCGGTATCGCGCAGTACAATGCCCCGGATGCCCCTGCGTTTGATCCCATGAAAAAACCGTCCGATGTATCTGAGGTTCATAGTATTAAGCAAGCGGAGTATTGGAGAGGGCACTTAATTAAAGATATATCGGCGTGTATTGAAAGGGTACAAAATGCGAGTTTAGGGGAGAATGCCATAAGGGCATTGAATGATGAGATAAACCGGTTGATTGGCCTTAAGAACAAATGGGATGAGAGGATTATGGAATTGGGTGGACACAATTATAAAACAGCTTGGACTTCAGTTTATGAGTGCTGGGAATTGCAAGGCAGTGAGGGGTACAAGTATTTTGGAGCAGCCAGATATCTTCCAGGAGTAAGGGAAATTTTTGAGAAACAGGAGGCAGATTTTCACAAAAAATTGGCTCAGGAGTCTGGAAGAACCCGTGCTGATTTATTCAAATGTATATCACCCGAGTACTATGCGTTTACTTTCGACGATACTGAGCTAGTACGTTGTGAACAGGATCAGGAATTCAAGATTCACCAAGCCGAATTACagaaaatgaatttgaccACCAAGCAGATTCAGAATATCGCATTTTATCTAGACCACCAGGAAGTGCCTATGAGGCTCGTTGTTGATtaa
- a CDS encoding cytochrome c heme-lyase (overlaps_old_locusTagID:BBM_III08205) — protein MNSERPHINPDNLEQNYENAPIDEHSAALDLTRETSSIPRPNEPTNWMYPSPQQFYNALKLKHKDPGDPKYMKAAVFAHNRVNELTWDSILSWERWHPECKLPKLQRFVGKFSQLSPKARLKSIYMGRPFDRHDWYIDRCGETVRYIIDYYDDPKANDVLKVKIDARPALDSFTSFFDRLLFWIR, from the exons ATGAATTCTGAACGCCCACACATCAACCCAGATAATTTGGAACAAAACTATGAGAACGCACCCATAGATGAACATTCTGCAGCCTTAGATCTCACAAGGGAAACATCATCCATTCCACGTCCAAACGAACCTACCA ACTGGATGTACCCCTCTCCTCAACAATTCTACAATGCGCTAAAGTTGAAACACAAAGATCCTGGGGATCCAAAATACATGAAAGCAGCAGTCTTTGCACATAATCGTGTAAATGAGCTGACTTGGGATAGCATTTTAAGTTGGGAAAGGTGGCATCC GGAATGTAAATTACCAAAGCTGCAACGGTTTGTGGGCAAATTCTCGCAGTTGTCACCTAAAGCAAGACTTAAATCTATTTATAT GGGCAGACCCTTTGATAGGCACGACTGGTACATTGATCGGTGTGGAGAAACTGTTAGATATATAATCGATTATTACGATGATCCCAAAGCGAATGATGTGCTAAAAGTAAAAATTGATGCAAGGCCAGCATTGGACAGCTTTACCAGTTTTTTTGACAGACTATTGTTTTGGATAAGGTGA
- a CDS encoding histone chaperone ASF1 (overlaps_old_locusTagID:BBM_III08205;~overlaps_old_locusTagID:BBM_III08210): MSIINVTNIKVGNNCSRVTDPLVFRIEFESLGELKHDIEWKIIYITTNCDDDNTNKEIVLDEIYLGPIKRGVLAFEFNVDPPDYKLLGDNILGIQAILVTSSYNNQEFIRIGYYVNNTYEDEELRECPPVDPIIDKIVRCIIEQPRVTRFPIEWDKPEYIDDSVDNGDLDQQLQEPIDISEEESSKEDGKHTNTVEAVF; this comes from the exons ATGTctataattaatgtaacCAACATAAAAGTTGGAAATAATTGTTCTAGAGTCACTGATCCTTTAGTTTTTCGTATAGAATTCGAGTCCCTTGGGGAACTTAAACATGACATTGAATGGAAGATCATATACATCACTACAAACTGCGATGATGACAATACTAATAAGGAAATTGTACTAGatgaaatttatttggGGCCTATTAAACGGGGAGTTTTAGCCTTTGAATTCAATGTAGACCCTCCGGACTACAAATTG TTGGGAGATAATATATTGGGAATTCAGGCAATCCTAGTGACATCTAGTTACAATAACCAGGAATTCATTCGAATCGGCTATTATGTAAACAATACATATGAAGATGAGGAATTGAGGGAGTGCCCACCAGTGGATCCaataattgacaaaatagTCAGATGCATAATTGAACAGCCTAGAGTCACTCGCTTTCCCATAGAGTGGGATAAACCCGAATATATAGACGATTCAGTCGATAATGGAGATTTGGACCAGCAATTACAG GAGCCAATAGACATATCTGAGGAAGAATCCTCGAAGGAAGATGGAAAGCACACAAACACGGTAGAGGCTGTTTTTTAA
- a CDS encoding DHHC palmitoyltransferase (overlaps_old_locusTagID:BBM_III08215), producing MNNLSSSLCYTDKNNIIFGNNKILCFGVCITGEEVWSRITAILALLLPCIYFNSTTLIWYYKNYGLAIPISIVLLDIVLLISYIAVSISDPGILPRHDSSSTFYDSLTHRRSKGVVPYIEVPINGVFLRIKYCSTCNIYRNPRTIHCNSCNVCVDRFDHHCKWLGNCVGSRNYCIFYLNITVLFILAIYMQVLCCYTIAIASTYGKEGYRNDIIQAAVCQAYLLLTSWFILGLFIYHTYLICTNQTTNEQLKGVYGDYNPWDKGVLNNIHEVLFRRRISTHYYHPYVKRKIYCQTFQRLDHLIVDEDLEAQTLKNTHDSKFFKAKNGVGNAGTHNVSSEINKSLGVYGCEDYETRFKMDNAMAEGINTFIEVENETDANLTKISFDRTEEPLPESHPESSVYCKMIDKEKFDLAYRYNPVYDLTKTRTCYTSCNLNNNKDNKCTVDPAPVFAEGEDCIAGDTVEETKPMCLNSTVVTRDMNELCDAIDLTTAKFSGITSVTLADM from the coding sequence ATGAACAATTTGTCGTCAAGTTTATGCTACACAgacaaaaataacattatatttggtaacaacaaaattttatgttttGGAGTGTGTATTACAGGTGAAGAGGTTTGGAGCAGAATAACTGCCATTTTAGCACTTCTACTCCCCTGTATTTACTTCAATTCCACCACTCTTATTTGgtattacaaaaattatggATTGGCTATACCCATATCAATTGTGCTACTTGATATCGTTTTGCTAATATCTTACATTGCAGTATCAATATCTGATCCAGGAATCTTACCTAGACACGATTCTTCGAGCACTTTTTACGATTCTCTAACGCATAGGAGGAGTAAGGGCGTTGTACCATATATCGAAGTCCCGATAAATGGAGTATTTTTAAGAATCAAATATTGTTCAACATGCAACATTTATCGCAACCCCAGGACTATTCACTGCAATTCCTGTAATGTATGTGTTGATAGATTTGATCACCATTGTAAATGGCTCGGGAATTGTGTAGGTTCTAGAAACTATTGTATATTCTATCTCAACATAACAGTGCTCTTTATTCTCGCAATTTATATGCAAGTTTTATGCTGTTACACAATCGCAATCGCATCGACTTATGGCAAAGAAGGATACCGAAATGATATAATCCAAGCGGCAGTCTGTCAAGCTTATTTGCTGCTAACTTCCTGGTTCATACTTGGATTATTTATCTACCATACCTATCTAATATGCACTAACCAGACAACAAATGAACAATTAAAGGGAGTTTATGGAGACTATAATCCATGGGATAAAGGTGTTCTAAATAACATCCACGAAGTGCTATTCAGGAGGAGGATATCAACACATTATTACCACCCGTATGTAAAAAGAAAGATCTATTGCCAAACCTTCCAACGACTAGATCACTTAATAGTGGATGAAGATTTAGAAGCGCAGACACTGAAAAATACACATGATAGTAAATTTTTCAAGGCAAAAAATGGCGTTGGGAACGCCGGTACGCATAATGTTAGTagtgaaattaataaatcattggGGGTTTACGGTTGCGAGGATTATGAGACAAGATTTAAAATGGATAACGCGATGGCAGAGGggataaatacatttatagAAGTTGAAAATGAAACGGATGCCAATTTAACTAAGATTTCTTTCGACAGAACGGAAGAGCCTTTGCCAGAATCCCATCCAGAGTCCAGTGtttattgtaaaatgaTCGATAAAGAGAAGTTCGATTTAGCCTATAGATATAATCCGGTTTATGATTTGACAAAAACGCGTACATGCTACACAAGTtgcaatttaaacaataataaGGATAACAAATGTACCGTAGATCCAGCTCCAGTATTTGCTGAAGGTGAAGATTGTATTGCAGGGGATACTGTTGAAGAAACAAAACCAATGTGCCTAAATTCAACAGTTGTGACCAGAGATATGAATGAATTGTGTGATGCTATTGATTTGACGACGGCGAAATTTAGTGGGATAACTAGTGTAACACTAGCTGACATGTAG
- a CDS encoding Protein of unknown function (DUF1014) (overlaps_old_locusTagID:BBM_III08220) yields MPKFNGVNTKAVEARLRKQQIAHEKKEAQKEAESDKYWKDEDKKVQSKLNRKVEKIKKAENKMQKKIELKQLFNKEDEEMKSISRGSSKSFSSNTKVTRSDIIKNTMLAKVMNEKEYKKDDYVEINEIPLESNINHEKIREQLENDGVEVIDVSGMTEILDVLSIGKKVDMHPEKRMKMAYAKFEADMLLKLKTEYPNFKLSQYKNMIQKMWKKSPENPMNTPR; encoded by the exons ATGCCTAAATTTAATGGAGTCAACACAAAAGCTGTAGAAGCGCGCTTGCGTAAACAGCAAATTGCACATGAGAAGAAAGAAGCTCAAAAAGAAGCTGAATCTGACAAATACTGGAAAGATGAAGATAAGAAGGTCCAATCTAAACTTAATAGGAAG GTGGAAAAGATTAAAAAGGCGGAGAATAAAATGCAGAAGAAAATTGAACTAAAACAGCTATTTAACAAGGAAGATGAGGAAATGAAATCCATTTCGAGAGGATCATCTAAG TCTTTTAGTTCTAATACTAAAGTTACCAGGAgcgatattattaaaaacaCGATGCTAGCAAAAGTTATGAATGAGAAAGAATATAAAAAA GATGATTATGTAGAGATAAATGAGATACCTTTGGAGTCTAATATTAATCATGAAAAGATAAGGGAGCAATTGGAGAATGACGGAGTGGAAGTTATTGATG TTTCTGGAATGACTGAGATATTGGATGTTCTTTCGATTGGTAAAAAAGTGGATATGCATCCGGAAAAGAGGATGAAAATGGCATATGCAAAGTTTGAAGCAGACATGCTGCTTAAATTGAAGACTGAGTATCccaatttcaaattgtcTCAGTACAAGAATATGATTCAAAAAATG TGGAAAAAATCACCTGAAAATCCAATGAATACTCCAAGATAG
- a CDS encoding hypothetical protein (overlaps_old_locusTagID:BBM_III08225), translated as MIVYEDQLMFRIAEYLQNRCIRIVLNNSIEIVGQLDTLIRPVRNIPMIALTQIYKNNELECGSELPRIKTYGSPPLILINSKIVSKDSDIITSKVFVRGHHICLICNNDARINIKNEGERMATFVTQNPGNVVKNKAFIKCQRIGCNN; from the coding sequence ATGATAGTTTATGAGGATCAGTTAATGTTTAGAATAGCAGAATATCTGCAAAATAGATGTATTAGAATTGTCTTAAATAATTCGATTGAAATTGTTGGCCAATTAGACACTCTAATACGCCCCGTTCGTAATATACCTATGATCGCACTcactcaaatatataaaaataatgaattagAATGTGGTTCTGAGCTACCTAGAATTAAAACTTATGGGAGTCCAccattaattttgataaattcaaaaattgtatcaaaAGACTCCGACATAATTACATCTAAAGTTTTCGTACGAGGGCATCATATATGTCTAATATGCAATAATGACGCTAGAataaacattaaaaatgaaggtGAGAGGATGGCAACATTTGTAACTCAAAATCCAGGAAATGTGGTAAAAAATAAGGCATTCATTAAGTGCCAAAGAATAGGCtgcaataattaa
- a CDS encoding hypothetical protein (overlaps_old_locusTagID:BBM_III08225;~overlaps_old_locusTagID:BBM_III08230) translates to MDESQVLDLKVLDETDDELEEFDGIANMQGNIADDPELTGWCQDWDNSGWDDEDVDEQFVDRIMKELENYKASINKN, encoded by the coding sequence ATGGATGAATCTCAGGTACTTGACTTGAAAGTTTTGGACGAAACAGACGATGAATTGGAGGAATTTGATGGGATTGCTAACATGCAAGGAAATATTGCAGATGATCCTGAACTCACCGGCTGGTGCCAAGATTGGGATAATTCTGGATGGGACGATGAAGATGTCGATGAACAATTTGTAGATAGAATTATGAAGGAACTAGAGAATTACAAAGCTagtattaataaaaattaa
- a CDS encoding Adaptin N terminal region (overlaps_old_locusTagID:BBM_III08235) — MSSALRETISNAVSSFQERHGNNQNSNPHLNDKASVLVGTKVFRKLPLNVKLCKQSLVKILFLLNNGRDEFTEAEATDVFFGVTRLFESNDHSLRKLMYLVIKSIRVSEAESLVVTSSLTKDINSNNTCYKANAIRTLGCIVDGSTAAQIDRHLKASILDKDPFVKSCAIICGIHIFESNSEMVKRWTNEVMECVKSNNPMVQYHALTLMLKIRGGDKLLLIKLANTLNSYVSPYVECVLIKFYVDVLTSDIGETNERQVICFLKNCLLSDSLITKLEACKAFVTIATDHYEKFKNFDLFPYHDELSSVILILKSFITSNDRFVIFSGIKQLFSLSQIMSNFVEPLNNQLEMLLKHDNRAISSLAVGTLLKTGSESTIDNLLTRVVGVLQDSSDDFKLEVVKAVEHLCIVYPSKCKLVISFLSKVFQSGGYEFKNATVNSIINIINSVPSCMLYGLDHLCEFIEDCDYSHINIQILQFLSNVIPKTPDPSSYIRYIYNRLILEKSDVRAAVVSCLAFISLSCPHLNKDLCVILACCLDDVDEEVRERAKVYYKAIRDSDTVELGKLLDLELSYDVAALSSHLEDRVRNGLCGDKFDISVAIKPPTRTSTKESNDSQVIQQQIDYNEIIRSILPELKDLQLLVKTNPTNLTEDEADYVVSVVKYIFESHILFEFLVENTLEFELKDINISLTPISTEPLNIVGVLPIDHLSYGQQESLFVLVKYNNNLTIGCSSEKYLLGSYGITLSFNIIESQDYDPYDDTYTTNSMSLRGGDYFTSWQMDKDTFMVEWEGKDLHEDISNYGLSFKSIDKAVPGFIKFMNLTVCHQSSDNFQNLLLAGKCLGTCKTLVNATIGMSSSGCILRMTVRSQNKNVNKLLLSCIE, encoded by the coding sequence ATGAGTTCTGCGCTGCGGGAAACAATTTCCAACGCAGTAAGTTCTTTTCAGGAACGACATGGAAACAATCAAAATTCTAACCCACACTTAAATGACAAGGCATCTGTACTTGTTGGCACAAAAGTATTTAGAAAGTTACCTCTTAATGTCAAATTGTGTAAGCAATCATTggttaaaatattatttttgctGAACAATGGACGAGATGAATTTACAGAGGCTGAGGCCACTGATGTATTTTTCGGTGTAACACGCTTGTTTGAGTCAAATGATCATTCCCTACGCAAATTGATGTATTTAGTAATTAAAAGTATACGTGTTAGTGAAGCGGAAAGTTTAGTCGTTACTAGTTCACTAACAAAGGATATTAATTCAAATAATACGTGCTACAAAGCGAATGCGATAAGAACCTTAGGTTGTATTGTTGATGGCTCAACTGCTGCTCAAATTGATAGACACCTAAAAGCATCAATATTGGACAAAGATCCATTTGTCAAATCTTGTGCTATAATTTGCGGGATACATATTTTCGAATCAAATAGTGAAATGGTAAAAAGATGGACTAATGAAGTGATGGAATGCGTTAAAAGCAATAACCCAATGGTACAGTATCATGCATTAACTCTTATGTTGAAAATAAGAGGAGgtgacaaattattattaataaagCTAGCAAATACTTTAAACTCATATGTTAGTCCTTACGTGGAATGCGTGcttataaaattttatgtagatGTATTGACAAGTGACATTGGCGAGACTAATGAAAGGCAAGTAATTTGctttttgaaaaattgcttACTTAGCGATTCActaataacaaaattggAGGCTTGTAAAGCATTTGTAACTATTGCTACAGATCATTATGAGAAGTTTAAAAATTTCGATTTATTCCCTTATCACGATGAGCTATCCAGCGTCATATTGATActtaaatcatttattacatCGAATGATCGGtttgttattttttccggtattaaacaattgttttcattatcacaaataatgtcaaattttgtcGAACCATTAAATAACCAATTAGAGATGTTACTTAAACATGATAATAGAGctatatcatcattagcGGTTGGCACATTACTCAAAACTGGAAGTGAGTCCACTATTGACAATTTACTTACACGTGTCGTTGGAGTTTTGCAAGATTCTTCAGATGATTTCAAATTGGAAGTCGTTAAAGCTGTTGAGCATTTGTGTATAGTATACCCGTCCAAATGTAAACTTGTGATAAGCTTTTTGTCTAAAGTATTCCAAAGTGGCGGCTATGAATTCAAAAATGCAACTGTAAATTCAATAATCAACATAATAAACAGTGTGCCCTCTTGTATGTTATATGGGTTGGATCATTTATGTGAGTTTATTGAAGATTGTGATTATTCGCATATAAACATAcaaatattgcaatttcTATCAAATGTTATCCCCAAAACACCGGATCCGTCTTCATACATTAGATACATTTACAATCGTTTGATTCTCGAGAAGTCAGATGTACGCGCTGCTGTTGTCAGTTGTTTGGCCTTTATCTCCCTATCGTGCCCACATTTGAACAAGGATCTTTGTGTCATACTTGCATGTTGTCTGGATGATGTTGACGAGGAGGTTAGGGAGAGGGCCAAGGTTTATTATAAAGCTATACGCGATTCTGATACTGTTGAATTGGGAAAATTATTGGATTTGGAGTTGTCCTATGATGTTGCGGCGTTGTCGTCTCATTTGGAGGATAGAGTCAGGAATGGATTGTGTGGagacaaatttgatatttccGTTGCTATAAAACCACCTACTCGAACCTCTACAAAAGAAAGTAATGATTCTCAAGTTATACAAcaacaaattgattataatgaaattatcaGATCTATATTACCAGAACTAAAAGATTTACAATTACTTGTTAAAACTAATCCAACCAATTTGACTGAAGATGAAGCTGATTACGTAGTATCTGttgtcaaatatatatttgagaGTCATATTTTATTCGAGTTCTTAGTCGAAAATACTTTAGAATTCGAACTTAaagatataaatatatcactaaCTCCCATATCAACTGAACCACTCAACATCGTTGGCGTGTTGCCAATAGATCACCTAAGTTATGGCCAGCAAGAatcattatttgtattagTGAAGTACAACaacaatttgacaattggATGCAGCAGCGAAAAATATCTACTGGGAAGCTATGGTATTACTCTTTCATTTAACATAATCGAATCCCAAGATTATGACCCATATGATGATACTTATACGACAAATTCTATGAGTTTAAGAGGAGGAGATTACTTTACAAGTTGGCAAATGGACAAAGATACATTTATGGTGGAATGGGAGGGTAAAGATTTACATGAAGATATATCGAATTATGGATTGAGTTTTAAGAGTATCGATAAGGCTGTGCCCggatttattaaatttatgaatCTAACAGTATGCCATCAAAGCTCAGACAATTTCCAGAATTTGTTATTGGCTGGAAAATGTCTGGGTACCTGTAAAACACTAGTAAACGCTACTATTGGAATGTCATCTTCTGGTTGCATTCTCAGGATGACCGTTAGATCgcaaaataaaaatgttaacAAACTTCTACTTTCATGCATAGAATGA